One genomic window of Corallococcus silvisoli includes the following:
- a CDS encoding PQQ-dependent sugar dehydrogenase — MRTHPLAALLLLLLSPPVWATVPAGFTETNYSSSSLTPATGMAWAPDGSGRLFVTLKNGVVRTVAMKDGALETQPGNTTLVTRLFATEPAVHTNSECGLIGIAFDPNYVVNRYVYFFVTVSATEQRIVRYTDANGTGTARTEVVTQLPTAGNNHDGGGIGFGADGKLYWSIGDLGNGTGVNADLTSLAAKVSRANLDGTPVNDNPFNDGVGPNNEYIWARGFRNPFTFTFHPRTGRLWVNSVGTGYEQVFAVNRGEHAGYNAYENNQPANFITPLIKYRTNGVDTRNLTATGAVRSGGVTTFTTTGAHGFRKGERINISGVGEPSFNGGLYVASAAVAPTTTTFTVAQPGLPDASSGGGTATTQALGGSITGGTFYDATLFPPEYRGNYFFGDYNSGQVTRATLAADDSVATVDAWGTAFSANVDMAVGPDGALYSLGYTNGVIRRVTPTASGQKLVVSGLHLRVMEGGRAAFFVRLAQAPTGPVTVRVARAMGGSEDLSVASGATLTFSQSSWSVPQVVTIEAAEDADAEADVATFTVSADGLADEAVEVTTIDNNAPRLVLSTTRVSVPEGGTATFDVSLSQRPSSNVTVTVARTQGDEDITVESGATLSFTTSNWSTPKTVTLRAAQDADNVDGVAILTLAIPGLDARSVEATEVDDDPLAPVISSTPVTTAVAGAPYRYDVEAVGRPAPTYSLTGTVPRGMGIDAATGLITWTPTAAGTVDVRVRVTNGVNPDAEQTFTLTTKADEAPQAILTRPTSGERVSGSTAEFFGDCVDDVGCTRAEFYVDGTLEYTDIRSDNHFHFGGEHGRWDTTGLSPGPHALRFVVVDTAGVPSEARVTVCVGDGSCEPAQPDGGSDGGTDGGTTPPPPDDSGCGCGAAPVAPLAWLALVALAARRRRPRAG; from the coding sequence ATGCGAACCCACCCCTTGGCCGCCCTGCTGCTCCTGCTGCTGAGTCCCCCCGTCTGGGCCACGGTGCCCGCTGGCTTCACGGAGACGAACTACTCATCCAGCAGCCTGACGCCGGCCACCGGCATGGCGTGGGCGCCGGATGGTTCGGGGCGCCTGTTCGTCACGCTCAAGAACGGCGTGGTGCGCACCGTGGCCATGAAGGATGGCGCCCTGGAGACACAGCCGGGCAACACCACGCTGGTGACCCGGCTGTTCGCGACGGAGCCGGCCGTCCACACCAACAGCGAGTGTGGCCTCATCGGCATCGCGTTCGACCCGAACTACGTGGTCAACCGCTACGTCTACTTCTTCGTCACCGTCTCCGCGACCGAGCAGCGCATCGTCCGGTACACGGACGCCAACGGCACGGGCACGGCGCGCACGGAGGTCGTCACCCAGCTGCCCACCGCGGGCAACAACCACGACGGCGGCGGGATCGGCTTCGGGGCGGACGGAAAGCTCTACTGGTCCATTGGCGACCTGGGCAACGGCACGGGCGTGAACGCCGACCTGACGTCGCTGGCGGCCAAGGTGAGCCGCGCCAACCTGGACGGCACGCCTGTCAATGACAACCCCTTCAACGACGGCGTGGGCCCCAACAACGAGTACATCTGGGCGCGCGGCTTCCGCAATCCGTTCACCTTCACGTTCCATCCCCGCACCGGCAGGCTGTGGGTCAACAGCGTGGGCACGGGCTACGAGCAGGTCTTCGCCGTGAACAGGGGCGAACACGCGGGCTACAACGCCTACGAGAACAACCAGCCCGCCAACTTCATCACGCCCCTCATCAAGTACCGCACCAACGGCGTGGACACGCGCAACCTCACCGCCACGGGCGCGGTGCGCAGCGGCGGCGTCACCACCTTCACCACCACGGGGGCGCACGGCTTCCGCAAGGGTGAGCGGATCAACATCAGCGGCGTGGGGGAGCCCAGCTTCAACGGCGGCCTCTACGTCGCCAGCGCCGCGGTCGCGCCCACCACCACCACCTTCACCGTGGCCCAGCCGGGCCTGCCGGACGCGAGCAGCGGCGGAGGCACCGCGACGACCCAGGCGCTGGGGGGCTCCATCACCGGCGGCACCTTCTACGACGCCACCCTCTTCCCACCGGAGTACCGCGGCAACTACTTCTTCGGTGACTACAACTCCGGGCAGGTGACGCGCGCCACGCTGGCGGCGGATGACTCGGTGGCGACGGTGGATGCGTGGGGGACGGCCTTCTCCGCGAACGTGGACATGGCGGTGGGGCCGGACGGAGCGCTCTATTCGCTCGGGTACACCAACGGCGTCATCCGCCGGGTGACTCCCACGGCGAGCGGGCAGAAGCTGGTCGTGTCCGGGCTCCACCTGCGGGTGATGGAGGGAGGCCGCGCGGCCTTCTTCGTGCGGCTGGCCCAGGCGCCCACCGGCCCCGTGACGGTGCGGGTGGCTCGCGCGATGGGCGGCTCCGAGGACCTGAGCGTCGCCAGCGGCGCCACCCTCACCTTCTCTCAGTCGAGCTGGAGCGTGCCCCAGGTCGTCACGATCGAGGCGGCGGAGGACGCGGACGCCGAAGCGGACGTCGCCACCTTCACGGTGTCGGCGGACGGGCTGGCGGATGAGGCCGTGGAGGTCACCACCATCGACAACAACGCCCCCCGGCTGGTGCTGTCCACCACCCGCGTCTCCGTGCCCGAGGGCGGCACCGCGACCTTCGACGTGTCCCTGTCCCAGCGGCCCAGCTCCAACGTCACCGTCACCGTGGCGCGCACCCAGGGCGACGAGGACATCACCGTGGAGTCCGGCGCCACGCTCAGCTTCACGACGTCCAACTGGAGCACGCCGAAGACCGTCACGCTGCGCGCCGCGCAGGACGCGGACAACGTGGACGGCGTCGCCATCCTCACCCTCGCCATCCCCGGGCTGGACGCGCGCTCCGTGGAGGCCACGGAGGTGGACGACGACCCGCTCGCGCCTGTCATCTCCTCCACGCCCGTCACCACCGCCGTCGCGGGCGCCCCCTATCGCTACGACGTGGAGGCGGTGGGCCGGCCGGCGCCCACCTACTCGCTGACGGGCACCGTGCCGCGGGGGATGGGCATCGACGCGGCCACCGGGCTCATCACCTGGACCCCCACCGCGGCGGGCACCGTGGACGTGCGCGTGCGGGTGACCAACGGCGTGAATCCAGACGCGGAGCAGACCTTCACCCTCACCACGAAGGCGGACGAAGCGCCGCAGGCGATCCTCACGCGGCCCACCTCGGGCGAGCGCGTGTCGGGCAGCACGGCGGAGTTCTTCGGCGACTGCGTGGACGACGTGGGCTGCACGCGCGCCGAGTTCTACGTGGACGGCACGCTGGAATACACGGACATCCGGTCGGACAACCACTTCCACTTCGGCGGAGAGCACGGCCGCTGGGACACCACCGGCCTCTCGCCGGGCCCGCACGCCCTGCGGTTCGTCGTGGTGGACACGGCCGGAGTCCCTTCTGAAGCGCGGGTGACGGTGTGCGTTGGCGACGGCAGCTGCGAACCGGCTCAGCCGGACGGCGGCAGTGACGGCGGCACCGACGGCGGCACGACCCCGCCTCCGCCCGACGACTCTGGCTGCGGCTGCGGCGCGGCCCCGGTGGCACCGCTCGCATGGCTGGCGCTCGTGGCGCTGGCGGCCCGGCGACGTCGTCCGCGCGCGGGTTGA
- a CDS encoding GNAT family N-acetyltransferase produces MISIRRLEQATPEERHALARLLIDSVEGGASVGFLPPLSLEAAAEYWQGIFASLGPGLVLWVAELDGRIVGTVQLAPSLRPNGLHRAELQKLLVHSSARGQGLASRLLHEVEAFARSAGRTLLVLDTLAGSRAEAIYRHFQWQRAGEIPDWARHTDGELHPTVLFYKRLVP; encoded by the coding sequence ATGATTTCCATCCGGAGACTGGAACAGGCGACCCCCGAGGAGCGGCACGCGCTGGCCCGGCTGCTCATCGACTCGGTGGAGGGGGGCGCGTCGGTGGGCTTCCTGCCGCCGCTCTCGCTGGAGGCCGCGGCGGAGTACTGGCAGGGCATCTTCGCGTCGCTGGGGCCGGGGCTGGTGCTCTGGGTCGCGGAGCTGGACGGGCGCATCGTCGGCACCGTGCAGCTGGCGCCGAGCCTGCGCCCGAACGGGCTGCACCGCGCGGAGCTCCAGAAGCTGCTCGTGCACTCGAGTGCCCGGGGACAGGGGCTCGCGTCGCGGCTGCTGCACGAGGTGGAGGCGTTCGCGAGGAGCGCGGGTCGCACGCTCCTGGTGCTCGACACGTTGGCGGGTTCGCGGGCGGAGGCCATCTACCGGCACTTCCAGTGGCAGCGCGCCGGGGAGATTCCGGACTGGGCCCGGCACACCGACGGCGAGCTGCACCCCACGGTCCTCTTCTACAAGCGCCTCGTCCCGTAG
- a CDS encoding alpha/beta fold hydrolase, which translates to MHIHREGASAVRTLLLLSALLGGGAWAEVTRAEFLVPSEEGIEVSVREVKDTGMQVSGLAPLILLHGARVPGRASFDLPVEGGSLAEELARAGHAVYIMDARGYGGSTRPLAMSTPAKGRPLVGSHEVVQDVNAVVGWVKARTGQRRVGLLGWATGGHWAGMYASLHPDNVSHLVMLNALYAGSAVHPRLGRGTDFEDPKRPGLFNAEGLGAYRWNTGASLMAVWDQTLPPEEDKAKARDPEVAAAFQREALASDPLGLSRTPAAFRAPSGALEDSFYLATGRQLWDAASISGRVLILRAENDFWSRPEDVTRLQEHLVHAASVKAVVLPGATHFVHLERPERGRRLLLDEVLRFTGARTTPAARPVKEASGSK; encoded by the coding sequence GTGCACATCCATCGCGAGGGCGCGAGCGCCGTCCGGACGCTGCTGCTGCTGAGCGCGCTGCTCGGGGGCGGCGCATGGGCGGAGGTGACGCGGGCGGAGTTCCTGGTGCCGTCGGAAGAGGGCATCGAGGTGTCCGTGCGCGAGGTGAAGGACACCGGGATGCAGGTGTCGGGGCTCGCGCCCCTCATCCTCCTGCACGGCGCGCGCGTCCCAGGACGGGCCTCCTTCGACCTGCCCGTCGAGGGCGGTTCGCTCGCGGAGGAGCTCGCGCGCGCGGGGCACGCCGTCTACATCATGGACGCACGGGGCTATGGCGGCTCCACCCGGCCGCTGGCCATGAGCACGCCCGCGAAGGGCCGGCCCCTGGTGGGGTCGCACGAGGTCGTGCAGGACGTGAACGCGGTGGTGGGCTGGGTGAAGGCGCGCACGGGGCAGCGCCGCGTCGGGCTGCTGGGGTGGGCCACTGGTGGGCACTGGGCGGGGATGTACGCGAGCCTCCACCCGGACAACGTGAGCCACCTCGTGATGCTCAACGCGCTGTACGCGGGGAGCGCGGTGCATCCGAGGCTCGGGCGGGGCACTGACTTCGAGGATCCGAAGCGGCCGGGGCTGTTCAACGCGGAGGGCCTGGGCGCCTACCGCTGGAACACGGGGGCCTCGCTGATGGCCGTCTGGGACCAGACGCTGCCGCCGGAAGAAGACAAGGCGAAGGCGCGCGATCCAGAGGTGGCCGCGGCGTTCCAGCGGGAGGCGCTCGCGAGCGACCCCCTGGGGCTCTCGCGCACGCCGGCCGCCTTCCGTGCGCCCTCCGGCGCGCTGGAGGACAGCTTCTATCTGGCCACGGGGCGGCAGCTCTGGGACGCGGCCTCCATCTCCGGGCGCGTGCTCATCCTCCGCGCGGAGAACGACTTCTGGAGCCGGCCCGAGGACGTCACCCGCCTCCAGGAGCACCTGGTCCACGCGGCCAGTGTGAAGGCCGTGGTGCTCCCGGGCGCGACGCACTTCGTCCACCTGGAGCGTCCGGAGCGGGGGCGCCGCCTCCTGCTGGACGAGGTCCTGCGCTTCACCGGCGCCCGGACGACTCCCGCCGCGCGGCCCGTGAAGGAGGCTTCGGGCTCGAAATGA
- a CDS encoding dienelactone hydrolase family protein translates to MQDVDIKTADGVMDAKLFQPEGAGPWPAVIMLADAFGIRPAFESMARRLSKAGYVVLLPNVFYRDGHTSKLDLDGSFADETFRKRIYGLIGALTPERQKLDAGAELDFLSRQPFVKGPKAGVAGYCFSGGIAVRMAADFPERIGAAASSHGGRLATESPDSPHRRVGEVKGELYFGHADKDDSMPAQAIQTLEAALKDAGVKHVSELYPGARHGYSVEGSAAFNAEAAETHWRRLQELFGRTLRA, encoded by the coding sequence ATGCAAGACGTCGACATCAAGACCGCGGATGGAGTGATGGACGCGAAGCTGTTCCAGCCAGAGGGCGCGGGGCCCTGGCCGGCGGTCATCATGCTGGCGGATGCCTTTGGCATCCGGCCCGCCTTCGAGTCCATGGCGCGGCGCCTGTCGAAGGCGGGGTACGTCGTGCTCTTGCCCAACGTCTTCTACCGGGACGGGCACACGTCGAAGCTCGACCTCGACGGCTCCTTCGCGGATGAGACGTTCCGCAAGCGCATCTACGGGCTGATTGGCGCGCTGACGCCGGAGCGGCAGAAGCTGGATGCTGGAGCGGAGCTGGACTTCCTCTCCCGCCAGCCCTTCGTGAAGGGCCCGAAGGCAGGCGTCGCGGGCTACTGCTTCAGCGGTGGCATCGCGGTGCGCATGGCCGCGGACTTCCCGGAGCGCATCGGCGCGGCGGCGTCCTCGCACGGGGGGCGCCTGGCCACGGAGTCGCCGGACAGCCCCCACCGGAGGGTGGGAGAGGTGAAGGGCGAGCTGTACTTCGGCCACGCCGACAAGGACGACTCGATGCCCGCCCAGGCCATCCAGACCCTGGAGGCCGCGCTGAAGGACGCGGGCGTCAAGCATGTGTCGGAGCTGTACCCCGGCGCGCGCCACGGCTACTCCGTGGAGGGTTCGGCCGCTTTCAACGCGGAGGCCGCGGAGACGCACTGGCGCAGGTTGCAGGAGCTGTTCGGCCGGACGCTGCGCGCCTGA
- a CDS encoding MFS transporter yields MRQRLRSIFGGSVGNLIEWYDFYVYSAFSLYFAQAFFPDADPVVRQLNTAGVFALGFLIRPVGGWVMGLYADQRGRRSALTLSVSLMCLGSLVIAVCPTYARIGVLAPAVLMLARLLQGLSLGGEYGTSATYLSEVATSRHRGFYSSFQYVTLILGQLLATLTLLVLQRLVLTGPQLEAWGWRIPFGIGAGLAIFGFYMRRDMVETEAFTREAAKASRHHPMRELLRHPKEIAVVVGLTLGGTLAFYTYTVYMQKFLVNSVGLTRDEATLISASSLFLYMLLQPAFGALSDKVGRRPVLMGFGVMGTLCTVPLLTALTRTRDAFTAFLLVLAALVILSGYTSINAVVKAELFPARIRALGVGLPYALTVSLFGGTAEYVGTRLKLAGHEEWFFWYVTGGIFCSLLVYALMPDTQRHSRIDETQAA; encoded by the coding sequence ATGCGGCAGCGGTTGCGCTCCATCTTCGGCGGCTCGGTCGGCAACCTCATCGAGTGGTACGACTTCTACGTCTATTCGGCGTTCTCGCTGTACTTCGCCCAGGCGTTCTTTCCGGACGCGGATCCCGTCGTGCGGCAGCTCAACACCGCAGGCGTCTTCGCGCTCGGCTTCCTCATCCGCCCCGTGGGCGGGTGGGTGATGGGGCTCTACGCGGACCAGCGCGGCCGCCGGTCCGCGCTGACGCTGTCCGTCTCGCTGATGTGCCTGGGGTCGCTGGTCATCGCCGTGTGTCCCACCTACGCGCGCATCGGGGTCCTGGCGCCCGCCGTGTTGATGCTCGCGCGGCTGCTCCAGGGGCTCTCCCTGGGCGGGGAGTACGGCACCAGCGCCACCTATCTCAGCGAGGTGGCCACCTCCCGGCACCGGGGCTTCTACAGCTCCTTCCAGTACGTCACGCTCATCCTGGGACAGCTGCTGGCGACGCTGACGCTGCTGGTGTTGCAGCGGCTGGTGCTGACGGGCCCGCAGCTGGAGGCCTGGGGCTGGCGCATCCCGTTTGGCATTGGCGCGGGGCTGGCCATCTTCGGCTTCTACATGCGGCGCGACATGGTGGAGACGGAGGCCTTCACCCGCGAGGCCGCGAAGGCGTCACGGCACCACCCCATGCGCGAGCTCTTGCGCCACCCCAAGGAGATCGCCGTCGTGGTGGGCCTCACGCTGGGCGGGACCCTGGCCTTCTACACATACACCGTCTACATGCAGAAGTTCCTGGTGAACTCGGTGGGGCTGACGCGCGACGAGGCCACGCTCATCTCCGCCAGCTCCCTGTTCCTCTACATGCTGTTGCAGCCGGCGTTCGGGGCGCTCTCCGACAAGGTCGGACGCAGGCCCGTGCTGATGGGGTTCGGCGTGATGGGCACGCTGTGCACCGTGCCGCTGCTCACCGCGCTGACGCGGACGCGGGACGCCTTCACCGCCTTCCTGCTGGTGCTCGCGGCCCTGGTCATCCTCTCCGGCTACACGTCCATCAACGCGGTGGTGAAGGCGGAGCTGTTCCCCGCGCGCATCCGCGCCCTGGGCGTGGGGCTGCCCTACGCGCTGACCGTGTCGCTCTTCGGCGGCACCGCGGAGTACGTGGGCACGCGCCTGAAGCTGGCCGGGCACGAGGAATGGTTCTTCTGGTACGTGACGGGCGGCATCTTCTGCTCGCTGCTCGTCTACGCGCTCATGCCGGACACGCAGCGTCACAGCCGCATCGACGAGACGCAAGCGGCCTGA
- a CDS encoding winged helix-turn-helix transcriptional regulator, with protein sequence MNDEPCPVARSVDLIGDRWSLLIVRDAFDGMRRFGDFQGSLGVARNILSDRLRKLVEAGILETQDASDGTAYQEYVLTVRGESLFPIVVALRQWGEQHLFKRGERHSVLLDKRTGKPVPRMAPQAKDGSMLLPAATEVRKVT encoded by the coding sequence ATGAACGACGAACCTTGTCCTGTCGCGCGCTCCGTCGACCTGATCGGGGACCGCTGGTCGCTGCTCATCGTGCGCGATGCTTTCGACGGCATGCGCCGCTTTGGTGATTTCCAGGGGAGCCTGGGTGTGGCGCGAAACATCCTCTCCGACCGGCTGCGCAAGCTGGTCGAGGCGGGCATCCTGGAAACGCAGGACGCCTCGGACGGTACGGCTTATCAGGAGTATGTGCTGACGGTCAGGGGAGAAAGCCTGTTCCCCATCGTGGTGGCGCTGCGGCAATGGGGCGAGCAGCACCTGTTCAAGCGCGGCGAACGCCATTCGGTGCTGCTCGACAAGCGCACGGGCAAGCCGGTTCCGCGCATGGCACCACAAGCCAAGGATGGCTCGATGCTGCTGCCTGCTGCCACCGAAGTGCGGAAAGTGACGTAA
- a CDS encoding MFS transporter, protein MPRSLVWLFTIASGLSVANVYYAQPLLDALARDFGISHAAIGGVVTATQTGCALALLLLVPLGDRGDRRRLMAMQLLALVAALAAVSMARSASALLAGMLAVGLLGTAMTQGLIAYAASAAAPHEQGRVVGAAQSGVFIGLLLARVFAGGVSDLAGWRGVYLCAAALMLGIALPLWRRLPALAAKPNAMSYPRLIASMLTLLRQEKALQVRGVLALLMFAAFNIFWSALVLPLSAPPHGFSHTAIGAFGLVGVVGALAAARAGQWADRGHVQRTSAAALVALLLAWWPLSLMEWSLGALVVGIVLLDLGGQALHVTNQSMIFRTRPEAHSRLVGLYMLFYAIGSGLGAISTTATYAHAGWQGVCLLGAAVSLLALLFWWTTRRATPPAAVRA, encoded by the coding sequence ATGCCCCGCAGCTTGGTATGGCTGTTCACCATCGCCAGCGGCTTGAGTGTGGCGAATGTCTATTACGCCCAGCCTTTGCTGGACGCGCTGGCACGGGACTTCGGCATCAGCCATGCGGCGATCGGCGGTGTGGTCACGGCCACGCAGACCGGTTGCGCGCTGGCCTTGCTGCTGCTGGTGCCGCTGGGCGACCGGGGGGACCGCCGCCGCCTGATGGCGATGCAACTGCTGGCGCTGGTGGCCGCGCTGGCGGCGGTGAGCATGGCGCGCTCTGCGTCTGCGCTGCTGGCGGGCATGCTCGCCGTGGGCTTGCTGGGTACGGCGATGACGCAGGGGTTGATCGCCTACGCGGCCAGCGCCGCCGCGCCCCACGAACAAGGGCGGGTCGTCGGCGCGGCGCAAAGCGGCGTGTTCATCGGTCTGCTGCTCGCCCGGGTGTTTGCTGGCGGCGTCAGCGACCTGGCCGGCTGGCGCGGCGTGTACCTCTGCGCCGCCGCGCTGATGCTGGGGATCGCGCTGCCGCTGTGGCGGCGGCTGCCCGCCTTGGCCGCCAAGCCGAATGCGATGAGCTACCCGCGCCTGATCGCTTCCATGCTGACGCTGCTGCGGCAGGAGAAGGCGCTGCAAGTGCGCGGCGTGCTGGCGCTGCTGATGTTCGCGGCGTTCAACATCTTCTGGAGTGCGCTGGTGCTGCCGCTGAGTGCACCGCCCCATGGCTTTTCGCACACCGCCATCGGCGCCTTTGGCCTGGTCGGCGTGGTCGGTGCGCTGGCTGCCGCGCGTGCCGGGCAATGGGCCGACCGTGGCCATGTCCAGCGCACCAGCGCAGCGGCACTCGTGGCGCTGCTGTTGGCCTGGTGGCCACTGTCGCTGATGGAATGGTCGCTCGGGGCGCTGGTGGTCGGCATCGTGCTGCTCGACCTGGGCGGCCAGGCGCTGCACGTCACCAACCAGAGCATGATTTTCCGCACCCGGCCCGAGGCGCACAGCCGGCTGGTCGGCCTCTACATGCTGTTCTATGCAATCGGCAGCGGGTTGGGCGCGATCAGCACGACGGCGACCTATGCCCATGCCGGCTGGCAGGGCGTGTGCCTGCTGGGCGCAGCGGTCAGCCTGCTGGCGCTGCTGTTCTGGTGGACGACGCGGCGGGCCACGCCCCCGGCGGCGGTTCGGGCATGA
- a CDS encoding pyridoxal phosphate-dependent decarboxylase family protein: MDELELLADADARGRRYTEANGHRRVFPSDAAIAALAAFDEPLPEQGSPAEDTLALLDERGSPATTASNGPRYFGFVIGAALPAAAAAERLMLAWDQCASTFDNSPVSATLERVAARWVLDALGLPWDSAVGFGTSATACTLTALATARRELLARLGWDFDGQGLNGAPEIRVVVSELAHITVKKALRVLGFGLNQIVHAPVDAQGRVDAARLPPLDERTILCLQAGEVNTGAFDPFDQLMPHARKASAWVHVDGAFGLWARASSLAHLTQGIELADSWTTDAHKWLNTPYDCAMTICRDARALAEAMNSDAAYSSARMDAQKNLTLEFSRRPRGIPVWAALRSLGREGIAELVERHCAQARRIGDGLARAGFEVLNAVTLNQVLFRCTSDAQTLAVRAAVQASGDAWFSGTVWQGRPAMRISVSSWRTQDTDVDALLALLGRLGPAQGKAAT; the protein is encoded by the coding sequence ATGGACGAACTGGAGTTGCTGGCGGATGCCGATGCACGCGGTCGTCGCTACACCGAAGCCAATGGCCATCGCCGGGTGTTTCCTTCGGACGCAGCAATCGCCGCATTGGCGGCCTTTGACGAGCCGCTACCCGAGCAGGGTTCGCCCGCCGAGGACACGCTGGCGCTGCTGGACGAAAGGGGATCGCCCGCGACCACCGCGTCCAACGGCCCGCGCTACTTCGGTTTCGTGATCGGCGCGGCGTTGCCCGCCGCAGCGGCGGCGGAGCGGTTGATGCTGGCGTGGGATCAATGCGCCTCAACCTTCGACAATTCGCCGGTGTCGGCCACGCTGGAGCGTGTGGCCGCCCGCTGGGTGCTCGACGCGCTGGGGCTCCCGTGGGACAGCGCCGTCGGCTTCGGCACCAGCGCCACGGCCTGCACGCTGACCGCCTTGGCAACCGCGCGGCGCGAGCTGCTGGCGCGCCTGGGCTGGGACTTCGACGGCCAGGGACTGAACGGAGCGCCGGAAATCCGGGTGGTGGTCTCCGAGCTGGCCCACATCACGGTCAAGAAGGCATTGCGCGTGCTGGGCTTCGGGCTGAACCAGATCGTCCATGCCCCAGTCGATGCCCAAGGCCGGGTGGATGCCGCCCGGCTGCCGCCGCTGGATGAGCGCACAATCCTCTGCCTGCAAGCGGGCGAGGTGAATACCGGCGCATTCGATCCGTTCGACCAGCTCATGCCGCACGCCAGAAAGGCCAGCGCATGGGTGCATGTGGATGGCGCCTTCGGCCTGTGGGCGCGAGCCTCATCGCTGGCCCACCTGACCCAAGGCATCGAGCTGGCCGATAGCTGGACGACCGACGCGCACAAGTGGCTGAACACGCCCTACGACTGCGCCATGACCATCTGCCGCGATGCGCGGGCGCTGGCAGAGGCCATGAACAGCGATGCCGCCTATTCCAGCGCCCGGATGGACGCGCAGAAGAACCTCACGCTGGAGTTCTCGCGCCGGCCTCGTGGCATTCCGGTGTGGGCGGCGCTGCGCAGCCTGGGGCGCGAAGGCATCGCCGAGCTGGTTGAGCGGCACTGCGCGCAAGCGCGCCGCATTGGCGATGGCCTGGCGCGGGCCGGCTTCGAGGTGCTCAACGCGGTGACGCTCAATCAGGTGCTGTTCCGCTGCACGAGCGATGCGCAGACGCTGGCGGTGCGCGCGGCGGTACAGGCATCCGGCGACGCATGGTTCAGCGGCACGGTTTGGCAGGGGCGTCCTGCCATGCGTATCAGCGTATCGTCCTGGCGCACGCAAGACACGGATGTTGACGCGCTGCTGGCCCTGCTGGGGAGGCTAGGCCCCGCGCAGGGGAAGGCCGCGACATGA